The Medicago truncatula cultivar Jemalong A17 chromosome 4, MtrunA17r5.0-ANR, whole genome shotgun sequence genome includes a region encoding these proteins:
- the LOC25493092 gene encoding homeobox-DDT domain protein RLT1 isoform X3, with protein MEGEGSSEGESDRKRGGADDGKIAVSTEGQSKPKRQMKTPFQLETLEKAYALDNYPSEPVRIDLSEKLGLTDRQLQMWFCHRRLKDKKESAPKKVVPPRKPVVQPLPDSPVDDHRMGFEHGNEYDSGSGSGSSPGLEPRNAMALSVGYYESPHDEMELKAIACVEDQLGEPLREDAPIIGVEFDPLPPDAFGALIAVTERQKRPRLAYDGKIYGRHDVKTDKAKARTFHEYLPSKSGIRSDAFGQFSQSHVHVPMQGPSKTPPIVPRNHAAQGHSSRVPILSQQGKQGSPYQSPPRELATNIVSAGMNSHLIEPENPYASPSGQILQNNAMHIERKRKGDDAKITRDVEGHELEKHDSTRRKNEERVRKEMERQDRERRKEEERLMRERQREEERSKREEKREIERREKYLLKENIKAERIRQKEELRKEKEEERRKAALEKATARKIAKESLELIEDEQLEMMELAASSKGLSSIIRLDFDTLQNIESFRDSLCLFPPESVKLRKPFAIQPWINSEDNVGNLLMVWRFLITFADVLELWPFTLDEFVQAFHDYDSRLLGEIHVALLKVIIKDIEDVARTPCTGLGMNQNGAANSGGGHPEIVEGAYAWGFDIRNWHKHLNQLTWPEIFRQLALSAGYGPQFKKRSITSSRANSKDEGRSSEDIISTLRNGSAAQNALTKMQERGLLGPRRSRHRLTPGTVKFAAYHVLSLEDGKGLNVIELAEKIQKSGLRDLSTSKTPEASISVALTRDAKLFERVAPSTYCVRAAFRKDPADAESILSEARKKIQIFENGFLAEEDAEDVEREESESEVDEDPEVDDLVNPSTVNKTSEPCNDFSSSGKENLGHDGELKDGFDKDLPGFPDNGSKNADCPSGQPVACESLIARNLGEDNIEVDESKSGESWIQGLTEGEYSDLSVEERLNALVVLVGLANEGNLIRVVLEDRLEAANALKKQMLAEAQIDKIRLKDDNVNKSDFPSINGIRVETPITCAAAEGNQSPLLDINICNNNNEESPSKAENKRLAVVGQSLSEKLPSVQDLCIGPDNPQTPLSAQYSKRSRSQLKSFISHLAEEMYIYRSLPLGQDRRHNRYWQFVASASCNDPGSGRIFVEYHDGKWRLIDSEEAFDALLNSLDSRGIRESHLRLMLLKIENIFKENVQKNAKCAKIGNTDEICVKNEAEETDSSPDHHTRSDSPSSTLCGLSSDTSETSASFTIELGKSESDKKASLRRYQDFQKWMWKECYNPSILCAMKYGKKRCKPQVDICDICLNLYCLEDSHCSYCHLTFPSNDGFDFSKHVIQCGDKSSKDISIFESPLPLRTRLLKALLAFIEVSVPPEAFQSVWTEDIRRLWGVKLSRSSSAEELLQMLTLFERALKRDFLSSPFSTTGDLLGMNAMSESAAHTSMDLESVTVLPWVPRTTSAVSLRLFELDTSITYLQLEKPEPCEEKEARFILPSRYASVKSTKVVEPVDLDHDEFMKVKSAPLKIVQSSKKRRRLNQDKGRDKKLSKRTSHSKRDNGHHNFEVTENLSQRIKQQGQGSQGQTGGRGPRTIRKRREEKRAVEDLSLGHKAANNSSNIGREQSRILDEDWDDEKASPMRPIQMEAADMSSSSEEIEYDDNAQAVESDDNVEAVEYGQGNWEIGFNGTPNRWNRDLVGMSEEEDVEASEDDNDNGIEGNEEEEEGSEADVMSQGSDRMANRVVKEESLDSSDSEDSFD; from the exons ATGGAAGGTGAAGGTAGTTCGGAGGGAGAGAGTGATCGGAAAAGGGGTGGTGCAGATGATGGCAAAATTGCGGTTTCAACTGAGGGGCAGAGTAAGCCTAAACGACAGATGAAGACACCGTTTCAGCTTGAAACCCTAGAAAAAGCTTATGCTT TGGATAATTACCCTTCAGAGCCGGTGAGGATAGATTTGTCTGAGAAATTGGGGTTGACGGATCGGCAGTTGCAGATGTGGTTCTGTCATAGGAGGTTGAAGGATAAGAAGGAGTCTGCTCCCAAGAAGGTGGTGCCGCCACGGAAGCCGGTGGTTCAGCCTTTGCCGGATTCCCCGGTGGATGATCATAGGATGGGGTTTGAGCATGGTAATGAGTATGACTCAGGGTCGGGTTCAGGTTCGAGTCCGGGGTTGGAGCCACGGAATGCAATGGCACTGAGTGTTGGTTATTATGAGTCCCCACATGATGAAATGGAGCTTAAAGCAATTGCTTGTGTGGAGGATCAGTTAGGTGAACCATTGAGGGAGGATGCACCCATTATAGGAGTTGAGTTTGATCCATTGCCACCGGATGCATTTGGGGCACTAATAG CAGTTACAGAACGCCAGAAGCGACCTCGTCTTGCATACGACGGTAAAATATATGGAAGACATGATGTTAAAACAGACAAA GCTAAGGCAAGGACATTCCATGAATATCTACCAAGCAAGTCTGGCATTAGGTCTGATGCTTTTGGACAATTCAGCCAATCTCATGTACACGTTCCAATGCAGGGTCCATCCAAAACCCCTCCGATTGTGCCTAGAAATCATGCCGCCCAGGGTCATTCTTCTCGTGTTCCTATTTTGTCTCAACAAGGAAAGCAAGGAAGTCCCTACCAATCGCCTCCTCGAGAATTAGCCACAAACATAGTGAGTGCTGGAATGAACTCCCACCTCATCGAGCCAGAAAATCCCTATGCTTCACCTAGTGGACAAATTTTGCAAAACAATGCAATGCATATAGAGAGGAAACGAAAG GGTGATGATGCCAAAATTACCAGGGATGTTGAAGGCCATGAGCTCGAAAAACACGATAGCACTAGACGAAAG AATGAGGAGCGAGTGAGGAAAGAAATGGAGAGACAAGATCGTgaaagaagaaaggaagaagagagATTGATGCGTGAGAGACAGCGTGAAGAGGAAAGATCAAAACGAGAGGAAAAACGTGAAATTGAACGAAGGGAAAAGTATCTgctgaaagaaaatataaaa GCTGAGAGAATAAGGCAAAAAGAAGAGCTACGGAAGGAGaaagaggaagagagaagaaaagcTGCCCTTGAGAAGGCAACTGCCCGTAAAATAGCTAAGGAATCCCTGGAACTTATTGAGGATGAACAGCTGGAAATGATGGAGTTAGCTGCCTCGAGCAAGGGGCTTTCCTCTATTATCCGTCTTGATTTTGATACTTTGCAAAATATTGAATCATTTAGGg ATTCATTGTGTCTTTTCCCACCTGAGAGTGTAAAACTAAGAAAACCATTTGCTATCCAACCATGGATCAACTCCGAAGATAATGTTGGAAACCTTCTCATG GTTTGGAGGTTTTTGATTACCTTTGCTGATGTTCTGGAGTTATGGCCTTTTACACTTGATGAGTTTGTGCAAGCATTTCACGATTAT GATTCAAGATTGTTGGGTGAGATACATGTCGCTCTCCTTAAGGTGATAATAAAAGACATTGAAGATGTCGCAAGAACACCTTGTACCGGATTAGGAATGAATCAGAATGGTGCTGCTAATTCTGGAGGTGGCCATCCAGAGATTGTGGAAGGG GCATATGCATGGGGCTTTGACATACGAAATTGGCATAAGCACTTAAATCAATTGACATGGCCAGAAATTTTCCGACAACTAGCTTTGTCTGCAGGATATGGACCACAGTTTAAGAAAAGAAGTATTACATCTTCACGTGCCAATAGTAAAGATGAG GGAAGAAGTTCTGAAGATATCATTTCTACACTTCGAAATGGTTCAGCAGCTCAAAACGCCTTGACAAAAATGCAGGAGAGAGGTCTATTAGGACCTCGAAGATCTAGGCATCGGTTAACTCCTGGAACAGTTAAATTTGCAGCATATCATGTTCTCTCACTAGAGGATGGCAAGGGATTGAATGTAATAGAGCTCGCCGAAAAAATTCAG AAATCTGGTCTTCGGGACCTGTCAACCAGCAAGACACCTGAGGCATCAATTTCTGTTGCTTTGACAAGAGATGCCAAGCTTTTTGAAAGAGTAGCCCCATCAACTTATTGTGTACGTGCTGCATTTAGGAAGGATCCTGCTGATGCTGAGTCCATTCTTTCTGAAGCAAGAAAGAAAATTCAGATCTTTGAAAATGGGTTTCTAGCTGAGGAAGATGCTGAAGATGTTGAAAGAGAAGAGTCAGAAAGTGAAGTTGACGAGGATCCTGAAGTTGATGATTTGGTTAATCCTTCAACTGTTAATAAAACATCTGAACCGTGTAATGATTTCTCCTCAAGTGGAAAAGAAAATCTAGGTCATGATGGAGAACTTAAAGATGGGTTCGATAAGGATCTGCCTGGTTTTCCTGACAATGGTTCCAAGAATGCTGATTGTCCAAGTGGACAACCTGTTGCTTGTGAAAGTCTAATTGCCAGAAATCTAGGTGAAGATAATATAGAAGTTGATGAAAGTAAGTCTGGAGAATCATGGATTCAAGGGCTCACTGAAGGAGAATATTCTGATCTCAGTGTAGAGGAGCGATTAAATGCTCTTGTTGTATTGGTCGGTTTGGCAAATGAAGGAAATTTGATCCGCGTTGTTCTCGAG GATCGTTTGGAGGCAGCAAATGCTCTGAAGAAGCAAATGTTGGCAGAAGCACAGATAGATAAAATTCGCCTGAAAGATGATAATGTTAATAAGTCAGATTTTCCTTCTATCAATGGTATCAGGGTTGAAACACCGATTACATGTGCTGCTGCGGAGGGCAACCAAAGCCCATTGCTTGATATTAATATttgcaataataataatgaggAATCTCCCAGCAAAGCAGAAAATAAAAGACTTGCTGTTGTTGGACAAAGCCTATCTGAAAAGCTCCCGTCAGTTCAAGATCTCTGCATAGGTCCTGATAATCCTCAGACTCCGTTATCTGCACAATATTCAAAACGGTCACGGTCTCAGTTAAAATCTTTTATTTCTCACTTAGCAGAGGAGATGTACATCTATAGATCCTTACCTCTTGGGCAAGATCGCAGACATAATCGATATTGGCAATTTGTTGCATCTGCTTCTTGCAATGACCCTGGCTCGGGCAGGATCTTTGTTGAATATCATGATGGCAAATGGAGGCTTATTGATTCTGAAGAG GCCTTTGATGCACTTCTGAATTCACTGGATTCTCGTGGGATCAGGGAGTCACATTTGCGTCTAATGTTGCTAAAGATTGAGAATatatttaaggaaaatgttCAAAAGAATGCAAAATGTGCCAAAATTGGAAACACAGATGAAATCTGTGTTAAAAATGAAGCAGAGGAAACAGATTCCAGTCCTGATCACCATACTAGATCCGACAGTCCTAGCAGTACTCTTTGTGGTTTGAGCTCTGACACTTCAGAAACTTCGGCATCTTTCACAATTGAGCTTGGAAAAAGTGAGAGCGACAAGAAAGCTTCCTTGAGAAGGTATCAAGATTTTCAAAAATGGATGTGGAAAGAATGCTATAACCCATCAATATTATGTGCAATGAAATATGGGAAAAAAAGATGCAAACCTCAGGTTGACATATGTGATATCTGTCTCAACCTTTATTGCTTGGAAGACTCCCATTGCAGTTATTGCCACCTTACTTTTCCGTCAAATGATGgatttgatttttctaaacATGTAATTCAATGTGGAGACAAGTCATCCAAAGATATTAGTATTTTTGAATCTCCTCTTCCATTACGGACAAGATTGCTTAAGGCCCTGCTGGCTTTTATTGAG GTATCTGTTCCACCTGAAGCATTTCAATCAGTTTGGACAGAAGATATTAGGAGGCTTTGGGGTGTGAAATTGAGCAGATCATCTTCTGCTGAGGAACTTCTACAG ATGTTGACTCTATTTGAGAGAGCACTAAAGCGAGACTTTTTATCATCACCCTTCTCTACAACTGGGGATTTGTTGGGAATGAATGCCATGTCGGAGAGTGCTGCACATACTTCTATGGATCTTGAATCAGTTACTGTTCTTCCATGGGTTCCGCGGACCACTTCAGCTGTGTCTCTCAGACTTTTTGAGCTCGACACATCCATCACCTACTTACAACTAGAGAAACCCGAGCCTTGTGAGGAGAAAGAAGCTAGATTCATA CTTCCTTCAAGATATGCTTCTGTCAAATCAACAAAAGTGGTTGAGCCAGTAGATTTGGACCATGATGAATTTATGAAAGTGAAATCCGCCCCTTTGAAAATTGTGCAAAGCAGCAAAAAACGTCGGCGACTGAATCAGGATAAAGGAAGGGATAAAAAGCTTTCTAAAAGAACGAGTCATTCCAAACGAGATAATGGCCACCACAATTTTGAAGTCACTGAGAATCTAAGTCAAAGAATAAAACAGCAGGGACAAGGATCTCAAGGACAAACAGGTGGACGTGGCCCCCGAACTATTAGGAAAAGGAGAGAGGAGAAGAGGGCTGTTGAAGATTTGTCGCTGGGCCATAAGGCTGCCAATAATAGCTCCAATATTGGTAGAGAACAATCGAGAATCTTGGATGAGGACTGGGATGATGAGAAGGCAAGTCCCATGAGACCCATCCAGATGGAAGCTGCTGACATGAGTAGCAGCAGTGAAGAGATTGAATATGATGACAATGCCCAGGCAGTGGAATCTGATGACAATGTCGAAGCAGTTGAGTACGGTCAAGGAAACTGGGAGATAGGTTTTAATGGTACCCCAAACAGATGGAATAGGGATTTGGTTGGAATGAGTGAAGAAGAAGACGTGGAAGCTTCTGAAGATGACAATGACAATGGCATTGAAGGGAATGAAGAGGAAGAGGAGGGTTCTGAGGCAGATGTTATGAGCCAGGGTTCGGATCGTATGGCAAATAGAGTTGTAAAAGAAGAAAGTTTGGACTCGAGTGACTCCGAAGATTCTTTTGATTAG
- the LOC25493092 gene encoding homeobox-DDT domain protein RLT1 isoform X1: MEGEGSSEGESDRKRGGADDGKIAVSTEGQSKPKRQMKTPFQLETLEKAYALDNYPSEPVRIDLSEKLGLTDRQLQMWFCHRRLKDKKESAPKKVVPPRKPVVQPLPDSPVDDHRMGFEHGNEYDSGSGSGSSPGLEPRNAMALSVGYYESPHDEMELKAIACVEDQLGEPLREDAPIIGVEFDPLPPDAFGALIAVTERQKRPRLAYDGKIYGRHDVKTDKAKARTFHEYLPSKSGIRSDAFGQFSQSHVHVPMQGPSKTPPIVPRNHAAQGHSSRVPILSQQGKQGSPYQSPPRELATNIVSAGMNSHLIEPENPYASPSGQILQNNAMHIERKRKGDDAKITRDVEGHELEKHDSTRRKNEERVRKEMERQDRERRKEEERLMRERQREEERSKREEKREIERREKYLLKENIKAERIRQKEELRKEKEEERRKAALEKATARKIAKESLELIEDEQLEMMELAASSKGLSSIIRLDFDTLQNIESFRDSLCLFPPESVKLRKPFAIQPWINSEDNVGNLLMVWRFLITFADVLELWPFTLDEFVQAFHDYDSRLLGEIHVALLKVIIKDIEDVARTPCTGLGMNQNGAANSGGGHPEIVEGAYAWGFDIRNWHKHLNQLTWPEIFRQLALSAGYGPQFKKRSITSSRANSKDEGRSSEDIISTLRNGSAAQNALTKMQERGLLGPRRSRHRLTPGTVKFAAYHVLSLEDGKGLNVIELAEKIQKSGLRDLSTSKTPEASISVALTRDAKLFERVAPSTYCVRAAFRKDPADAESILSEARKKIQIFENGFLAEEDAEDVEREESESEVDEDPEVDDLVNPSTVNKTSEPCNDFSSSGKENLGHDGELKDGFDKDLPGFPDNGSKNADCPSGQPVACESLIARNLGEDNIEVDESKSGESWIQGLTEGEYSDLSVEERLNALVVLVGLANEGNLIRVVLEDRLEAANALKKQMLAEAQIDKIRLKDDNVNKSDFPSINGIRVETPITCAAAEGNQSPLLDINICNNNNEESPSKAENKRLAVVGQSLSEKLPSVQDLCIGPDNPQTPLSAQYSKRSRSQLKSFISHLAEEMYIYRSLPLGQDRRHNRYWQFVASASCNDPGSGRIFVEYHDGKWRLIDSEEAFDALLNSLDSRGIRESHLRLMLLKIENIFKENVQKNAKCAKIGNTDEICVKNEAEETDSSPDHHTRSDSPSSTLCGLSSDTSETSASFTIELGKSESDKKASLRRYQDFQKWMWKECYNPSILCAMKYGKKRCKPQVDICDICLNLYCLEDSHCSYCHLTFPSNDGFDFSKHVIQCGDKSSKDISIFESPLPLRTRLLKALLAFIEVSVPPEAFQSVWTEDIRRLWGVKLSRSSSAEELLQMLTLFERALKRDFLSSPFSTTGDLLGMNAMSESAAHTSMDLESVTVLPWVPRTTSAVSLRLFELDTSITYLQLEKPEPCEEKEARFIKLPSRYASVKSTKVVEPVDLDHDEFMKVKSAPLKIVQSSKKRRRLNQDKGRDKKLSKRTSHSKRDNGHHNFEVTENLSQRIKQQGQGSQGQTGGRGPRTIRKRREEKRAVEDLSLGHKAANNSSNIGREQSRILDEDWDDEKASPMRPIQMEAADMSSSSEEIEYDDNAQAVESDDNVEAVEYGQGNWEIGFNGTPNRWNRDLVGMSEEEDVEASEDDNDNGIEGNEEEEEGSEADVMSQGSDRMANRVVKEESLDSSDSEDSFD, encoded by the exons ATGGAAGGTGAAGGTAGTTCGGAGGGAGAGAGTGATCGGAAAAGGGGTGGTGCAGATGATGGCAAAATTGCGGTTTCAACTGAGGGGCAGAGTAAGCCTAAACGACAGATGAAGACACCGTTTCAGCTTGAAACCCTAGAAAAAGCTTATGCTT TGGATAATTACCCTTCAGAGCCGGTGAGGATAGATTTGTCTGAGAAATTGGGGTTGACGGATCGGCAGTTGCAGATGTGGTTCTGTCATAGGAGGTTGAAGGATAAGAAGGAGTCTGCTCCCAAGAAGGTGGTGCCGCCACGGAAGCCGGTGGTTCAGCCTTTGCCGGATTCCCCGGTGGATGATCATAGGATGGGGTTTGAGCATGGTAATGAGTATGACTCAGGGTCGGGTTCAGGTTCGAGTCCGGGGTTGGAGCCACGGAATGCAATGGCACTGAGTGTTGGTTATTATGAGTCCCCACATGATGAAATGGAGCTTAAAGCAATTGCTTGTGTGGAGGATCAGTTAGGTGAACCATTGAGGGAGGATGCACCCATTATAGGAGTTGAGTTTGATCCATTGCCACCGGATGCATTTGGGGCACTAATAG CAGTTACAGAACGCCAGAAGCGACCTCGTCTTGCATACGACGGTAAAATATATGGAAGACATGATGTTAAAACAGACAAA GCTAAGGCAAGGACATTCCATGAATATCTACCAAGCAAGTCTGGCATTAGGTCTGATGCTTTTGGACAATTCAGCCAATCTCATGTACACGTTCCAATGCAGGGTCCATCCAAAACCCCTCCGATTGTGCCTAGAAATCATGCCGCCCAGGGTCATTCTTCTCGTGTTCCTATTTTGTCTCAACAAGGAAAGCAAGGAAGTCCCTACCAATCGCCTCCTCGAGAATTAGCCACAAACATAGTGAGTGCTGGAATGAACTCCCACCTCATCGAGCCAGAAAATCCCTATGCTTCACCTAGTGGACAAATTTTGCAAAACAATGCAATGCATATAGAGAGGAAACGAAAG GGTGATGATGCCAAAATTACCAGGGATGTTGAAGGCCATGAGCTCGAAAAACACGATAGCACTAGACGAAAG AATGAGGAGCGAGTGAGGAAAGAAATGGAGAGACAAGATCGTgaaagaagaaaggaagaagagagATTGATGCGTGAGAGACAGCGTGAAGAGGAAAGATCAAAACGAGAGGAAAAACGTGAAATTGAACGAAGGGAAAAGTATCTgctgaaagaaaatataaaa GCTGAGAGAATAAGGCAAAAAGAAGAGCTACGGAAGGAGaaagaggaagagagaagaaaagcTGCCCTTGAGAAGGCAACTGCCCGTAAAATAGCTAAGGAATCCCTGGAACTTATTGAGGATGAACAGCTGGAAATGATGGAGTTAGCTGCCTCGAGCAAGGGGCTTTCCTCTATTATCCGTCTTGATTTTGATACTTTGCAAAATATTGAATCATTTAGGg ATTCATTGTGTCTTTTCCCACCTGAGAGTGTAAAACTAAGAAAACCATTTGCTATCCAACCATGGATCAACTCCGAAGATAATGTTGGAAACCTTCTCATG GTTTGGAGGTTTTTGATTACCTTTGCTGATGTTCTGGAGTTATGGCCTTTTACACTTGATGAGTTTGTGCAAGCATTTCACGATTAT GATTCAAGATTGTTGGGTGAGATACATGTCGCTCTCCTTAAGGTGATAATAAAAGACATTGAAGATGTCGCAAGAACACCTTGTACCGGATTAGGAATGAATCAGAATGGTGCTGCTAATTCTGGAGGTGGCCATCCAGAGATTGTGGAAGGG GCATATGCATGGGGCTTTGACATACGAAATTGGCATAAGCACTTAAATCAATTGACATGGCCAGAAATTTTCCGACAACTAGCTTTGTCTGCAGGATATGGACCACAGTTTAAGAAAAGAAGTATTACATCTTCACGTGCCAATAGTAAAGATGAG GGAAGAAGTTCTGAAGATATCATTTCTACACTTCGAAATGGTTCAGCAGCTCAAAACGCCTTGACAAAAATGCAGGAGAGAGGTCTATTAGGACCTCGAAGATCTAGGCATCGGTTAACTCCTGGAACAGTTAAATTTGCAGCATATCATGTTCTCTCACTAGAGGATGGCAAGGGATTGAATGTAATAGAGCTCGCCGAAAAAATTCAG AAATCTGGTCTTCGGGACCTGTCAACCAGCAAGACACCTGAGGCATCAATTTCTGTTGCTTTGACAAGAGATGCCAAGCTTTTTGAAAGAGTAGCCCCATCAACTTATTGTGTACGTGCTGCATTTAGGAAGGATCCTGCTGATGCTGAGTCCATTCTTTCTGAAGCAAGAAAGAAAATTCAGATCTTTGAAAATGGGTTTCTAGCTGAGGAAGATGCTGAAGATGTTGAAAGAGAAGAGTCAGAAAGTGAAGTTGACGAGGATCCTGAAGTTGATGATTTGGTTAATCCTTCAACTGTTAATAAAACATCTGAACCGTGTAATGATTTCTCCTCAAGTGGAAAAGAAAATCTAGGTCATGATGGAGAACTTAAAGATGGGTTCGATAAGGATCTGCCTGGTTTTCCTGACAATGGTTCCAAGAATGCTGATTGTCCAAGTGGACAACCTGTTGCTTGTGAAAGTCTAATTGCCAGAAATCTAGGTGAAGATAATATAGAAGTTGATGAAAGTAAGTCTGGAGAATCATGGATTCAAGGGCTCACTGAAGGAGAATATTCTGATCTCAGTGTAGAGGAGCGATTAAATGCTCTTGTTGTATTGGTCGGTTTGGCAAATGAAGGAAATTTGATCCGCGTTGTTCTCGAG GATCGTTTGGAGGCAGCAAATGCTCTGAAGAAGCAAATGTTGGCAGAAGCACAGATAGATAAAATTCGCCTGAAAGATGATAATGTTAATAAGTCAGATTTTCCTTCTATCAATGGTATCAGGGTTGAAACACCGATTACATGTGCTGCTGCGGAGGGCAACCAAAGCCCATTGCTTGATATTAATATttgcaataataataatgaggAATCTCCCAGCAAAGCAGAAAATAAAAGACTTGCTGTTGTTGGACAAAGCCTATCTGAAAAGCTCCCGTCAGTTCAAGATCTCTGCATAGGTCCTGATAATCCTCAGACTCCGTTATCTGCACAATATTCAAAACGGTCACGGTCTCAGTTAAAATCTTTTATTTCTCACTTAGCAGAGGAGATGTACATCTATAGATCCTTACCTCTTGGGCAAGATCGCAGACATAATCGATATTGGCAATTTGTTGCATCTGCTTCTTGCAATGACCCTGGCTCGGGCAGGATCTTTGTTGAATATCATGATGGCAAATGGAGGCTTATTGATTCTGAAGAG GCCTTTGATGCACTTCTGAATTCACTGGATTCTCGTGGGATCAGGGAGTCACATTTGCGTCTAATGTTGCTAAAGATTGAGAATatatttaaggaaaatgttCAAAAGAATGCAAAATGTGCCAAAATTGGAAACACAGATGAAATCTGTGTTAAAAATGAAGCAGAGGAAACAGATTCCAGTCCTGATCACCATACTAGATCCGACAGTCCTAGCAGTACTCTTTGTGGTTTGAGCTCTGACACTTCAGAAACTTCGGCATCTTTCACAATTGAGCTTGGAAAAAGTGAGAGCGACAAGAAAGCTTCCTTGAGAAGGTATCAAGATTTTCAAAAATGGATGTGGAAAGAATGCTATAACCCATCAATATTATGTGCAATGAAATATGGGAAAAAAAGATGCAAACCTCAGGTTGACATATGTGATATCTGTCTCAACCTTTATTGCTTGGAAGACTCCCATTGCAGTTATTGCCACCTTACTTTTCCGTCAAATGATGgatttgatttttctaaacATGTAATTCAATGTGGAGACAAGTCATCCAAAGATATTAGTATTTTTGAATCTCCTCTTCCATTACGGACAAGATTGCTTAAGGCCCTGCTGGCTTTTATTGAG GTATCTGTTCCACCTGAAGCATTTCAATCAGTTTGGACAGAAGATATTAGGAGGCTTTGGGGTGTGAAATTGAGCAGATCATCTTCTGCTGAGGAACTTCTACAG ATGTTGACTCTATTTGAGAGAGCACTAAAGCGAGACTTTTTATCATCACCCTTCTCTACAACTGGGGATTTGTTGGGAATGAATGCCATGTCGGAGAGTGCTGCACATACTTCTATGGATCTTGAATCAGTTACTGTTCTTCCATGGGTTCCGCGGACCACTTCAGCTGTGTCTCTCAGACTTTTTGAGCTCGACACATCCATCACCTACTTACAACTAGAGAAACCCGAGCCTTGTGAGGAGAAAGAAGCTAGATTCATA AAGCTTCCTTCAAGATATGCTTCTGTCAAATCAACAAAAGTGGTTGAGCCAGTAGATTTGGACCATGATGAATTTATGAAAGTGAAATCCGCCCCTTTGAAAATTGTGCAAAGCAGCAAAAAACGTCGGCGACTGAATCAGGATAAAGGAAGGGATAAAAAGCTTTCTAAAAGAACGAGTCATTCCAAACGAGATAATGGCCACCACAATTTTGAAGTCACTGAGAATCTAAGTCAAAGAATAAAACAGCAGGGACAAGGATCTCAAGGACAAACAGGTGGACGTGGCCCCCGAACTATTAGGAAAAGGAGAGAGGAGAAGAGGGCTGTTGAAGATTTGTCGCTGGGCCATAAGGCTGCCAATAATAGCTCCAATATTGGTAGAGAACAATCGAGAATCTTGGATGAGGACTGGGATGATGAGAAGGCAAGTCCCATGAGACCCATCCAGATGGAAGCTGCTGACATGAGTAGCAGCAGTGAAGAGATTGAATATGATGACAATGCCCAGGCAGTGGAATCTGATGACAATGTCGAAGCAGTTGAGTACGGTCAAGGAAACTGGGAGATAGGTTTTAATGGTACCCCAAACAGATGGAATAGGGATTTGGTTGGAATGAGTGAAGAAGAAGACGTGGAAGCTTCTGAAGATGACAATGACAATGGCATTGAAGGGAATGAAGAGGAAGAGGAGGGTTCTGAGGCAGATGTTATGAGCCAGGGTTCGGATCGTATGGCAAATAGAGTTGTAAAAGAAGAAAGTTTGGACTCGAGTGACTCCGAAGATTCTTTTGATTAG